ACGCTGCCGCCGCCGGGCTCCACCGCCGATTGAGCTCCTCCGCGCACCGACCCCCGCCCCCGTTCTCCTCCCCGTGCCCGGTccgcgcccccgtcctcctctcccttgcccgcgccccgcccccgtgctcctccggcgccccgtcaccggaaccctagcaccTGCTCTCCAGGCGGCCGGCACCAACACGCCGGTGAGTTACCCTCTACCCCCGTCGCCGCTGCGTTTGCTTACCCATTTCCCCTTTCCCTCCGTTCATACTGGGGCGTCGCGCGTCCACCGCAATATAGGGGCAGTTTGTGTTTGCTTTATTGTCATGTGCAGTCTTAAGCAGTTGTAGCTTGTAGGAAAGCAGTCGTGAAAATTTTAATTGGTAAATCAAGTTTGGTTTACACAAACTATGACACTATGTTATGCAAGTACTATACAAATACGATATTGCTTCCCACACATTTGTTGTGTAATTGAAAATGCATTAGTGTTTCTATTTGCAACCTAGATAGAAAGAAAAGCAGCTAGCCAACTGTCAAGCCCTGAAAACTCTAAAGGCAGTTCTACCTAACAAGATTATCCTAATACATATCAATATCAGAAGAAACTGTAGAGTACCTATGTCAATTGCTATATCTGGTCCAGTTGTATACGTCTTGTCTCCTTTTTTTATTTCTGGCCttacatttttattttttatttcccaCATCAAATCATATGATTTATCAGTAGGGTTCCCTCCAGTTTCTCATCAAAATAATCTTGAAAAGGGGCATGTAACAAACCTCTTCGCAGTTTCTCATCATATTCTTTACCACGGTGGAAATAATCAGCACTGTAACTTGAAGGAATGTTTGAATCTGATTTTGATTTACTCGCAAGCCTTTTCTCTTGCAGCACCTTTTTAGCTGCCTCAGTTTCTTCGATATTTCTTAATTTGTACCTgtggaaataaaaaaaatgataacATGGAATTGCATGTAATTGTGCATCTACCTTTGAAAAGAAAGTCTATTACTAGAATAAAATTTAAACTACAACACAGATAAAAATATTAGAAAAAACAGAGAAGCTCTGCCTAGGTTACATTGTTGGGTCCATGATGCTCATAGAACTGTGGTGATGCATGACATATCTTTGTAATGGAGTCCTAATTTGAACATATCATTGTTGTATAGTTTAGTCACAATAAATTAATGGTGAGTGAATACATACTGAGATCAAGTTCTGTGTCTACCAATCAATGTATGTCCACTTAATCATAAACTAGACCATTAGCTAGTTTCCTTCTTCACACAATATTCTCAAGAAATTGTTAGCTCCAATATGTAAGGATTTCCAGCCAAATTATCAAAGACAATGTTAAGTGTGGACCAGACTTTTGTCAAACAAAAACAAATAGTGCAATAGAGAAAAAAAATGTTGGGTAACGCACTCAATGGGCAGCTGAACTTCAGCAATGCCAGTGGTCCATTGTGTCGAGCTCTCCTCTgagttcttcttcttcacctgcaAGGAACAATACAACGGTACCATCATTGCAGTCCACAGAACAACGTGCAATTCTCAGGTTGAGGAACTCGGTTGAGCCACAAGCAAACCTTGAGGTGGTCTGGCACGGTGTAGAGCTCGTCCACATGGTCCATCTCTTCCTTGTGCCCCACATTTACTTCctcctgtactactactagtatactactactactgcctactactttctagtagtatactactactagtatactactactgcctactactactccctcctctactcctctactccctcctatactactattctactactgctgctcctgtttttgatttgtgaaaggtttttatttaatggggctgcttccttttttggcatatgcaatgatgaacttttaaacttattgctgaggcagtggcatatgcaatgatgtgaacccttttatgctgaggcagcggcgatgatgatcgagtgcccccgctaaactaggatggcttgtataccagatacaagcaaccagtttaaaagcgatgtgatgacaatggggcaaatctgagccaactactattactttactactctagtactactctactttactactctataactgtgtctatacaactgaaatatgtattcattgtagctttccaatggcggaggaaccgataagcgaatggcgcgaccctacccctagtgcatcatcatcaactagcctcgagagccaagtgtccgtgacccctaggccaacaaagaaacgtcgtacagaggacgatgatgatccgacctaccaaccgagggacaacgaagttgaaagtgcgcggtctccaaaccctgaacagatgccggtggtgcctcgagaattgaatttcgaggaggaagaagtcagtgacaaagaaccccccgctccatctccaaccacttcaggcaagtctagtggtcagaggacaaagctgagaaggggggaacacgggaggcaccggagggaaatccacggcgaagtccatgtgatccatgaggtgggaccagagggaaacccgttgtcgccacccacggtccttgccaagttcagcaaccaggtggcatgtatagtcaaggacaaggtggagatcacttgggcggagtggaacaatgtcccggtcgactacaagacacatatctggggtgaggtgacgaggagcttccattatcccgaggacgccgatctagacaagtgcagggagtgggtcatgcacgtggcaagaagagcctttagaaacttcaagtccatgctgaccaggtactacctgaagctaggcaagtcaccctgtgtcaaatacactatggtgaaggaacatcactgggaagagttctgcaaacaaagaacaacagaagaagcaaaggcaaagagcgccaagttcagcgcactcgcgaagaagaacctgcacccccaccacttgggcatgactgggtttgctggtaagaggccccagtggcgggaggaagaaagggctagagctgccgccgggcttcccgatccgtacgacagtctagacttgagggctaaggacttcatttatgcccgcaagccgaagaagctcaaggagggcgcgagcaagttcaatgagccgaagttcgaggaggtggagagggctctcatccaggccgctaaatccaaggacagcttcgaggttcgcaggggccaggacttgctgaccctagcgctgggaacccccgagcaccgtggccgcgtccgtggcatgtcgtcgaagatgagctggaactcagtggagtcatggcaatccgacgctgccacataccggtcaaggcagaggtacaaggagggcatctttcagaagggctatgatcaaggcgtggccgaaatgatcagtcggtccataaaagaagccttcacgagcaatgacccagatatggtgtcgatgaggtcacagatgcttcgccaggcaggcgtggccgtgccacaagttccacaagggcagacacaagggcagccactgccgatgatcgaggatcgcccaaggcaccccgtcgacgacatccgGCAACCCATGCGCGTCAACCTCAGCATCCCgttcggcagggcgaaaaagttgaccgtgggtgagggttacatgcaccccaaagaagatatcaaagatttcaaccaagaccagatccctgccaactatgctgccgtgatacttacatggtatgcgacccaatatgaagaatttgaaatggaatatccaactgcacaaggggtaacgatccttggagctgccattggttccgaagtcctgtggaacaaggacgacatagagatcattctctcgacgccgacttctacgccgatggcgacaccagcatcacaaccatccgttgccggatcttgtccccccgatgatccggatcacggcgacggcgatgacgaaggcaatggcggggatgacaagggaaggaagtcaccccgaggcacaagccctcaccctcgttctcctactccaacaacaagtccacccgcacctcccgatagtccgtctaagggcacaagcaaaggaccgggaggcacggaggaaccgggggcaaagacaccgcctgctgccattgtgagcacaagccactgtcctccaccgccggcgaagactaaaggtgaccaagggcatctcacatactcacttgagttcgaaaggtatggtagcggcgagcataatttgctaataacttttctttgccataatatggtactaacatttctatcccaggccaagatcacctttccatctatttcctgaatcggatgactgccccggccattacgagcatgggaagttcatgataaccaaggcccagctcgtcgacgaggaaaggtgggagacaaggaggtttcatctctggtacatggaagcggcaaaagctggcctacatggttttctagtcaaggttgtggcggagtacttccacttgcccggcaacgatgtagaactccccgtggacttccacgacatgtacagactactacgggaacaagaccttgacatcgcccaagtcaccttgttctctatgtaagtgatgaattgcgagtttcacatatcacctgcctttgaatcggtcaagactacttatatatgccacgatggcttgtccttgcaggttgatggcctatatatccaaggaactaaaacttgatgttatctatctatctccaatgcatattgctcaaagagtcatcattggttaccacctagatgacaatcatccaaccatgaaagacttgaccaagcgacagagagaggcgcacaggaagaaactgatggacaatgagaagttgaacatttcaaggtacatactaggagcaatgaagaagatcaggagaaatgggtgtatcgtagctgcctaccactttgggtaagtcgaagacatgcctgtagagataagtgggtagctagctagtattattatttctcattgtaacctgtattttgtttcaatggcgcagccaaggcctcgagggtcactgggttgcatttatcatctaccctcaggatggcagggcctgcgtatttgattcgttgagaatgccaaacttaaaagggtacaaggcctttgaagattgcctcagagtgtaagtgactgaactgtcttctcatatgcgttctaatgccctgcctaatactagtacatttcatatagcgcttataaggagtacgtgaaggatcctgaatgctatgatcgaagaacagagaattttaaggctaagcataagaaccgcatcaaaatcagacgcaactttccggtaagtatttgcaaggtttaattgtgcgttctgttcataagcgttctaatgcctgtattctaatgcttgtgtatcgatcatgcagtgtgccaaacaaccggtaggatcacaaacctgtggcttctacgtctgtgagtacctgagggagtgcaagcagtatagcagcagttggagggtgctcaagaatggattgaactggtggagagacgtgcagagcacccaacactccttcaagcagacaaaggcggacatatgtaagtttgtcttagacaaatgcgtgcttgaagggagcacgttcttcaatgaaaacagccagctagcgattttaccggagtacgagaggctgaggaaatggcccacgatgatgcgtccgcaagattactccttagggcatgtataacgactttaatatgtaaatgtaatgaattaacaatgacaagaacgactaagtgaatgtatatatatgtatattatctcatgtgtaatgcctgcatactttttaagtttaatttgtgaaatctggatgtgatttgaatttgaatttgaatttgaatttaattatatggctgctgtattttttttaattcaggaaaaaatttaccgaggcgggcaaatgataatgcccgccacggctaacgaacataaccgcggcggtctctgtactttgtccgccgcggtaaaataatttaccgcggcgggcggttcaacgtgaccgccgtggtaaaagtatgtttaccgcagcgggcacgttacatcgcccgccgtggtaaatcggttaaccgcggcgggcaaagccgcccgccgcggttaagccacgatttaccgtggcctctaggccgcggcggacggctttgcccgccgcggaaaatcaaaaacgcccgcctccataaacgtttgtgtagtagtgttagGTACTTTTGCTAGTACTCCTGCAATGGATTGGCCTAACATTTTTCCCCGCTAAGTAACTGTAGTTCTTCTCATAAGTTGGCTCTCAAAAAAATTTAATACTAGCAAAGCAGGCATAAAGGTATTAATCAAgcttctagataattttatacagGATTGACATTCCCATACTTTACAGAACTTCCTAAGCATTTTTTGGCCCCTGCCGTTCTAAACTCAAACTTTTCTAATGCATCCAAATTTACTTCAACTACAAATAGGTTACAGTCGCTACACCACTAGCTATAGCTGTAGTGCTCGTTCAGTAGCTCATTACTAACAAATTGAACAGAGCTAACAAAAAATAGCAATGAGAGTGACATTGCCAAAATTAGGATCGTGTACACTAAGGTCAGTGGTACAGATAAATAGATCACACCGGCATGCTCAGTTCCACACTAGTAAACCATGATACTATCATTTTGCCTTGAAAACCTCCCAATGCCCACCCCTAAAGTCCCATCGGTCCCAACACGCCAAATGCCACACGAATCACGAGTCAATGCAGGAGAGGACCTACCAaatccttgccgccgccgccacgcactcaccgtggggcatttcatcaaacacatagcaggcagtgagccacgcactcaccatggggggTGGGGAAGCAGCTGTCCACACGCTCCTAAAGGCCTCAGCGGTGGGAGTGCaggcatggaggaggaggggcacgaccGGCGTTGTGGACGAGGAACAAGGGCACGGACAGcgtggtgctccggcgtggggtggcGGACGGCATCACGGGCACTGGCGTGGGACTAACGGGGATGCATCGAGGGGACGCATAGGCGTCGGCAtcaaagaagaggagcgtggggctggGAACGGCAGTGCAGGGGGCGGTGGACAGGTGCGCGGGGGGTGGTGGTGCCcgtcggcgtggggtggtgctccgacggcgcaggtgaaaggtcctaatggctaggggtggtgaatagcctaataaaaatttctacaacaacacttaaaaaaatggttagacaattatgaggcgaagcaagtgttacgctagcccactcaaaatgcaagccacctaccacaattctagtttagatagtatctattcacacaatagctatgacactaccctatgttagtgtgctctcaaaggctaactaaagagccacaccaaccaagcaagcaagctctcacaaatagctacactaaagagcttgacaactagtttgcggtaatataaagagagtgatcaagaaggttataccgctgtgtagatgaaggaaccaatcaatcacaaggatgaatcaatgatgaacacaatgattttttactgaggttcacttgcttgccagcaagctactcctcgttgtggcgattcactcacttggaggttcacgcgctaattggcatcacatgccaaacccccaatagggtgccgcacaaccaacacaagatgaggatcacacaagccatgagcaatccactagagtaccttttggctctccgccgggggaaaggtcaagaacccctcacaatcaccatgatcggagtcggagacaatcaccaacctccgctcgacgatcctcgctgctccaagccatctgggtggtagcaaccaccaagagtaacaagcgattcccgcagcgaaacatggacaccaagtgcctctagatgcaaacactcaagcaatgcacttggattctctcccaatctcacaaagatgatgaatcaatgatggagatgagtgggagggctttgactaagctcacaaggttgctatgtcaatgcaaatggccaagagagtgagcttgagctggccatggggcttaaatagaagcccccatgaaatagagccgttgtaccccttcactgggcacaacgcggggtgaccggacgctggccctcagcgtgtGGTCACATgatacacgccatgtgtcccctgcttcaaatattgTTCGTTAGATTTCCAATGGTCATCTGTTGACCAGACACAGCGcacaaactaaccggacgcttggcctccagcgtccggtcattttcagtaaggttccaaaaatgaatttctttgaccggacgcgtccggtcatgcttgaccagaccctaccagcgtccggtctcaCAGTGACTTTCTTCTgcgctgcccgacaataggatcgaacgctggacctcagcgtctagtcagtccAAGACCTAGCGTCTAGtcgtttgaccgatgccagcgtctttgctgccacacttgaccggacccgccggtccttctgagaccagcgttcggtcactcagtgaccagcaagactaactccttttcacctctaacttctttacccttgctcaaatgtgctaaccactaggtgtatcaccttgtgcacatgtgttagcatattttcacaaacattttcaagggtgttagcactccactagatcctaaatgcatatgcaatgagttagagcatctagtggcactttgataaccgcattccgatacgagtttcacccctcttaatagtacggctatcaaacctaaatgtgatcacactctctaagtgtcttgatcaccaaaacaaaaaaaacttctacaatttataccttttgccttgagctttttgtttttctcttttttcttttcaagtccaagcacttgatcatcaccatggcatcgccatcttcatgtcatgatcttcatttgcttcaccacttggaatgtgctacctatatcatgatcactttgataaactaggttagcacttagggtttcatcaattcaccaaaaccaaactagtgctttcaatctccccctttttggtaattgatgacaaccctttcacaaagatatgaattgaaattcaattgaatccatgttgcttgtccaagcatatttaccatgtgtaaaaggatatggacaagtttcatgaaccccaaatggtagcaattgctccccctacatatgtagcttgctcatatgcttagataggaaatataggagacaatgtctaccaagtgatgctaaggtataaaagatggacctttgaagcgtgattccaatcggagtgcaccaatataccatccttagcatcatggttagcttgataccacttggaaacaaaatttggaaatgaaagttatctagtgatttcatttcatcattcaatcttacaactagcatacaccacacaagcatggatatttaaaaATTAAAACTTgtgacatgcaagcaaacatatgaaatgcacattcaaatgcaccatacaagtttatgagcttgctccccctacttgtgtgctcaaaattttaattgatgcctttcctttatcatatctctccccctatgtcaaattctcctcctttgttgtcttttcaccatcttagtacactaatatcttttgtttttctcccatGTACTAATTTCTttgttatttctccccctatcacttatatctttgtttctctccccctttgtcatcaatgaccacaaagacttaaattatagataggttaggattatcaatgtcaatcaatggggtgaggatcactttcccaaatttggttcaaactagaatatttgccaaagatatttaactcggtttgatccaaggacaagcttcttcacacctccaagtaagggttatcttgtaccatgttgagttaaacacttagagctcattttctagattaaacactaggtttacaagcccacaaacatgtcatatgctaccactagatcaaaataaagcatagaagcaatagtggtaccatacaatcatcaaattcatttgattttcatgaatgagcctaataaaatggaaagatgtctagatgcactaaacatgtccttaggaaggatgtatgctatgccaatcaacttttaccttggttagctcaaaggagaggcatgtcatataagtggggggttgcatcaacacatatttgagaaatccaatatgttcaactcattccttagcttgcaaaaccttttctcatccaatggcttggtgaatatatcggcaagttgatcttcagtgcctacactctcaatgcaaatgtcccctttttgttggtgatctctaatgaaatggcggcggacatcaatatgttttgttcttgcatgttgaaccggattgttggttaacttgattgcactctcattgtcacatagcaatggtactttcttgaacttgattccaatgtcactcaaagtggccttcatccaaagtacttgtgcacaacaactaccggtggatatgtattcggcttcagcggttgataatgcaacactattttacttctttgatgaccatgaaacaagtgatcttcccaataattgacatgtgcccatggtgctcttcctttcaaccttgcatcccacataatccgagttggaataaccaactagctcaaactttgctcctttgggataccacaaaccaacatttggtgtatgtttcaagtacctcaatattctcgttgtagccttcaaatgactttctcttggcgaggcttgaaatcttgcacacatgcatacactaaacatgacatccggccttgatgcggtcacatagagtaggcttccaatcatagaccgatacaatttttgatccaccatattgccacttgcatcactatccaagttgccatttgttcccattagtgTGCTAATGGTTTTACTATcgctcatgccaaacttcttgatcatgtccttgatatacttaccttgactcacaaatataccattcttcaattgcttgatttgaagaccaaggaagtaacttaactctccaatcatggacatctcaaactcattagccatcatctttccaaactcatcacaaaaatcttgattggttgatccaaatatgatgtcattaacatagatttgcaatacaaatagatcttttccaatcttcttgatgaaaagagtggtgtcaaccttgcccatcatggaccctttagagagtaggaagtccctccatctctcataccatgctctaggtgcttgcttcaagccatacaataccttattcaacttgtacacatggtcaggcttcttatcatcttcaaaaccgggaggttgctcaacatatacttcttcattgatgtaaccattgagaaatacactcttaacatccatttggtagagcttgatgttgtgggcacaagcataggctagcaagattctaattgcttccaatctagcaaccagggcatatgtttctccaaagtcaagaccttcaacttgtgtatagcc
This sequence is a window from Miscanthus floridulus cultivar M001 chromosome 10, ASM1932011v1, whole genome shotgun sequence. Protein-coding genes within it:
- the LOC136487209 gene encoding protein COP1 SUPPRESSOR 2-like — translated: MGCRMSSTGCLGRSSIIGSGCPCEEMDHVDELYTVPDHLKVKKKNSEESSTQWTTGIAEVQLPIEYKLRNIEETEAAKKVLQEKRLASKSKSDSNIPSSYSADYFHRGKEYDEKLRRGLLHAPFQDYFDEKLEGTLLINHMI